The following coding sequences are from one Paenibacillus sp. FSL R5-0912 window:
- a CDS encoding helix-turn-helix domain-containing protein: MTPNAACHILSAGFSFHRKPFHMSRSEGVQYYLLRLQTEGRSRTMEGGVITTVESGNLMLFAPTDPYYLSIDKEVYPVGKPRIESGDYHIFCSGPWIEEWWGRKHRPAVLRLPLSDHILGLFRQLVLEQRRLSDSSPDISACYLQILCMEIDRLMSEQPAISPKAYLAYRMKQYVEEHAAYAFRLEDVAGHVDISVSRAVHLFKEAFGTTIVKYVNDVRLDMAREKITFSPMPLEHVSETCGFANYTYFHRVFRSRFGMSPKQYRIHSRAQA; encoded by the coding sequence ATGACACCTAACGCAGCCTGCCACATCCTATCCGCCGGATTCTCCTTCCACCGCAAGCCGTTTCATATGTCCCGCAGCGAAGGCGTCCAGTATTATCTGCTGCGCCTCCAGACCGAAGGACGCAGCCGGACGATGGAAGGCGGAGTCATCACTACTGTCGAGAGCGGCAATCTGATGCTGTTCGCACCGACTGATCCCTACTATTTAAGTATTGACAAGGAAGTCTACCCTGTCGGCAAGCCGCGGATTGAGAGCGGCGACTATCATATTTTCTGCAGCGGTCCCTGGATTGAAGAATGGTGGGGACGCAAGCATCGTCCGGCCGTACTCCGTCTGCCGCTCAGCGATCATATTCTTGGCCTGTTCCGCCAGCTTGTACTGGAGCAGCGCCGTTTATCGGATTCTTCACCGGATATCTCCGCGTGTTATCTGCAGATTCTATGTATGGAAATTGACAGGCTAATGTCCGAGCAGCCGGCAATTTCACCCAAGGCCTATCTTGCTTACCGGATGAAGCAATATGTCGAGGAGCATGCCGCGTACGCCTTCCGTCTGGAGGATGTGGCCGGCCATGTCGATATTTCCGTCTCCCGCGCGGTTCATCTGTTCAAAGAGGCGTTCGGCACTACGATTGTGAAATATGTAAATGACGTCCGGCTGGATATGGCGAGGGAGAAGATCACCTTCAGTCCGATGCCGCTGGAGCATGTCTCTGAAACTTGCGGGTTTGCCAATTATACGTACTTCCACCGTGTCTTCCGCAGCCGGTTCGGAATGTCACCCAAGCAGTACCGTATCCATAGCAGGGCGCAGGCGTAA
- a CDS encoding sugar phosphate isomerase/epimerase family protein — MLKVGLQLYTLRDELEQDFEGTIRKVAELGYSGVEFFHYFGRTAGQVKALLEETGLAALGAHRPYDVMLNNTEQEISFNLEIGNRNLIVPFLTEEQRNWPEVAKNLQLIGDKCRAGGAVLSYHNHDFEFTEKVGGLTAFDYLFEQVPAEQLQVEMDTCWVYFGGYDPVEYINKYAGRLPIIHLKDLKKREDGSPETVVLGEGEVNLAAIIEAAAAAGVEWAVVEQDYCSRSPLASVADSLNWIKSYGNQGGNIHV; from the coding sequence ATGTTGAAGGTAGGACTTCAGCTGTATACGCTGAGAGACGAACTGGAACAGGATTTCGAAGGGACAATACGCAAGGTTGCCGAACTGGGCTATAGCGGTGTGGAATTCTTCCACTATTTCGGCCGGACGGCCGGGCAGGTGAAGGCACTGCTTGAGGAAACAGGACTCGCTGCTCTCGGAGCACATCGCCCGTATGATGTTATGCTGAACAATACGGAACAGGAAATCAGCTTCAATCTGGAGATTGGCAACCGTAATCTGATCGTGCCTTTTCTGACGGAAGAACAGCGCAATTGGCCTGAAGTGGCTAAGAACCTGCAACTGATCGGCGACAAATGCCGGGCAGGCGGGGCGGTTCTTTCTTATCATAATCATGATTTTGAATTTACTGAGAAGGTGGGCGGCCTTACTGCTTTTGACTATCTGTTCGAACAGGTGCCTGCTGAACAGCTTCAAGTGGAAATGGATACATGCTGGGTGTATTTTGGCGGATATGATCCGGTAGAATACATCAATAAATACGCAGGACGGCTGCCGATCATCCACCTCAAGGACCTGAAGAAACGCGAAGACGGATCTCCGGAGACTGTTGTACTGGGTGAAGGCGAAGTCAATCTGGCTGCTATCATTGAAGCGGCTGCTGCGGCTGGTGTGGAATGGGCAGTGGTTGAACAGGATTATTGCAGCCGTTCACCGCTTGCCAGTGTAGCTGACAGTTTGAATTGGATCAAATCATATGGTAATCAAGGAGGAAATATTCATGTCTAA
- a CDS encoding Gfo/Idh/MocA family protein, whose amino-acid sequence MSNELKIAIIGCGGIANGKHMPSLSRQADAEMVAFCDIVEERAQEAAKTYGAEGAAVFTDFREMLAAGGFDIVHVCTPNDSHSEITVAALEAGNHVLCEKPMAKTTAQAKEMLDAAKRTGKKLSIAYQNRFRADSDYLKGLCESGELGDIYYGKAIALRRRAVPTWGVFLDEEKQGGGPLIDIGTHALDLTLWLMDNYKPRMVVGSTFHKLGQKKNAANAFGPWDPEQFKVEDSAFGFITMENGATIVLEASWALNVSEFGEAKTMLAGTEGGADMKDGLRLNGERAGRLYETKVDLGSGGVAFYSGAAETEADREARLWLEAVREDKDPVVLPEQAFVVTQILEAVYESARTGRAVYFDGSSDN is encoded by the coding sequence ATGTCTAACGAACTCAAAATTGCTATTATCGGTTGCGGTGGTATCGCAAACGGCAAACATATGCCAAGTCTTTCCCGTCAGGCGGATGCCGAAATGGTGGCATTCTGTGACATCGTAGAAGAACGTGCCCAAGAGGCTGCCAAGACTTATGGCGCTGAAGGCGCTGCTGTCTTCACTGATTTCCGTGAGATGCTGGCCGCTGGCGGATTCGACATCGTGCATGTATGCACACCAAACGACAGCCACTCCGAGATCACTGTGGCCGCCCTCGAAGCCGGCAATCACGTGCTGTGCGAGAAGCCGATGGCAAAGACCACTGCGCAGGCGAAGGAGATGCTGGATGCCGCCAAGCGTACAGGAAAGAAATTGTCCATTGCCTATCAGAACCGTTTCCGCGCAGACAGCGATTATCTGAAGGGGCTGTGCGAGAGCGGTGAACTCGGCGATATCTATTACGGTAAGGCTATTGCGCTTCGCCGCCGTGCCGTTCCGACTTGGGGCGTATTCCTGGATGAAGAGAAGCAGGGCGGCGGACCGCTGATCGATATCGGTACACATGCACTGGATCTGACGCTCTGGCTGATGGATAACTACAAACCGCGTATGGTTGTAGGCTCCACCTTCCATAAGCTGGGCCAGAAGAAGAATGCGGCGAATGCCTTCGGTCCATGGGATCCGGAACAATTCAAGGTTGAAGATTCCGCATTCGGCTTCATTACAATGGAGAACGGTGCTACAATTGTGCTTGAAGCCAGCTGGGCGCTGAATGTGTCAGAATTTGGTGAAGCCAAGACAATGCTCGCCGGCACGGAGGGCGGAGCAGACATGAAGGACGGCCTGCGTCTGAACGGCGAACGTGCCGGACGCCTGTACGAAACCAAGGTTGATCTTGGATCAGGCGGAGTAGCGTTCTACTCCGGTGCTGCTGAGACTGAAGCTGACCGTGAAGCGCGTCTGTGGCTGGAAGCGGTAAGAGAAGATAAAGATCCGGTTGTATTGCCGGAGCAGGCTTTTGTTGTTACCCAGATCCTTGAAGCAGTGTATGAATCAGCACGTACCGGACGGGCCGTTTATTTTGACGGAAGTTCTGACAACTAA
- a CDS encoding Gfo/Idh/MocA family protein: protein MSSIKHTVVIVGYGGMGSYHTQLIKESDRVIVSGAFDLLEDRRALAAEAGYTAYSSYEEVLADPEVDIILIATPNDVHKDIAVRAFQAGKHVVCEKPVAMSSAEFTEMQAAADAAGRVLMVHQNRRWDEDFRVIKEMYEKETIGSLFQLESRVHGANGIPGDWRHVKAQGGGMLLDWGVHLLDQLLFMIDSKVTSVSSSLSFILGNDVDDGFEASLQFENGIKAIVEVGTTNFITLPRWYVKGLEGTAIIEDWSLRGRMITRNHASEKIEPTPIRAGVGLTKTMAPPSEGSTITEDLPAASELSSSFYDNLAAVIEGTAEPIVKNAEVLRVLVLIEAIFEAAEKNETIKNFDIYGA from the coding sequence ATGAGTTCAATCAAACATACTGTAGTTATCGTTGGTTACGGCGGAATGGGAAGCTATCACACGCAATTAATCAAAGAAAGTGACCGCGTGATAGTGAGCGGAGCCTTCGATCTGCTGGAAGACCGGCGCGCTCTGGCTGCCGAAGCAGGTTACACCGCTTATTCCAGCTATGAGGAAGTACTGGCAGATCCGGAGGTGGACATTATTCTGATCGCTACACCGAATGATGTCCACAAGGACATTGCTGTTCGTGCATTTCAGGCGGGTAAGCATGTGGTCTGTGAGAAGCCGGTGGCCATGTCTTCGGCCGAATTTACCGAGATGCAGGCAGCGGCAGATGCGGCCGGACGTGTGCTGATGGTACACCAGAACAGACGCTGGGATGAGGATTTCCGCGTAATCAAGGAGATGTATGAGAAGGAGACGATTGGATCACTCTTCCAGCTTGAGTCCCGGGTGCATGGTGCTAACGGAATTCCCGGCGACTGGCGTCATGTGAAGGCGCAGGGCGGAGGGATGTTGCTGGACTGGGGCGTTCATCTGCTGGATCAGCTGCTGTTCATGATTGACAGCAAAGTCACAAGCGTCAGCAGCAGTCTGAGCTTTATTCTCGGCAATGATGTAGATGACGGTTTCGAGGCCAGCCTGCAGTTTGAGAACGGGATCAAGGCTATCGTTGAGGTCGGAACCACCAACTTCATCACGCTGCCAAGATGGTATGTGAAGGGGCTTGAGGGGACAGCTATTATTGAGGACTGGTCTCTGAGAGGAAGAATGATCACCCGTAACCACGCATCTGAGAAAATAGAACCGACACCGATCCGTGCAGGTGTTGGCTTGACCAAGACGATGGCTCCGCCTTCAGAAGGCTCGACAATTACCGAAGACCTGCCGGCGGCGTCTGAGCTGTCCTCCAGCTTCTATGACAATCTGGCTGCAGTAATCGAAGGAACAGCAGAACCGATTGTCAAGAACGCTGAGGTGCTGCGTGTGCTTGTTCTGATTGAAGCCATCTTTGAAGCGGCAGAGAAGAATGAGACCATTAAGAATTTCGATATCTACGGAGCATAA
- a CDS encoding sugar phosphate isomerase/epimerase family protein gives MKLGVFMVLFGGRKLEEALDYVASKGLKAVEIGTGGYPGNSHCDPKLLLENEAALKEFKHAVESRGLMISALSCHGNPLHPQKELAAKDHEDFVNTVKLAQKLGVKVVNTFSGCPGDHEGAKYPNWPVAPWPNDYQEILTWQWENKVIPYWTEQAAFAIEHDVKIGLELHGGFSVHTPATLLRLREAAGEAIGANLDPSHMWWQGIDPVQAIHILGREGAIHHFHAKDTVIDPVNVNKHGLTDMQSYTNMLDRAWQFRSVGYGHDVKVWADMMSALRLVGYDYVVSIEHEDGLMSIEEGFSKAVDNLRQVLIEEPLSEMWWV, from the coding sequence ATGAAACTTGGAGTATTTATGGTATTGTTCGGCGGCCGCAAGCTGGAGGAAGCACTGGATTATGTGGCATCCAAAGGTCTGAAGGCCGTTGAGATCGGCACCGGAGGTTACCCCGGTAACAGCCATTGCGATCCGAAGCTGCTGCTTGAGAATGAAGCAGCGCTTAAGGAATTCAAGCATGCAGTAGAATCCCGCGGTCTGATGATCAGTGCGCTTAGCTGCCACGGCAATCCGCTGCATCCGCAGAAGGAGCTGGCAGCCAAGGACCATGAGGATTTCGTGAACACGGTTAAGCTGGCACAGAAGCTGGGTGTTAAGGTTGTGAATACCTTCTCCGGCTGTCCCGGCGATCATGAAGGCGCGAAATATCCGAACTGGCCGGTTGCGCCATGGCCGAATGATTACCAGGAGATTCTGACCTGGCAGTGGGAGAACAAAGTGATCCCTTATTGGACGGAGCAGGCTGCTTTTGCAATTGAGCATGATGTGAAGATTGGCCTTGAACTGCACGGAGGATTCTCGGTGCATACGCCAGCTACGCTGCTGAGACTAAGAGAAGCTGCAGGGGAAGCCATTGGCGCGAACCTGGACCCGAGCCATATGTGGTGGCAGGGGATTGATCCGGTGCAGGCGATTCATATTCTGGGCCGTGAAGGTGCAATTCATCACTTCCATGCGAAGGATACAGTGATCGATCCGGTTAATGTCAACAAGCATGGTCTGACCGATATGCAGTCCTATACGAATATGCTTGACCGCGCGTGGCAGTTCCGTTCCGTAGGCTACGGACATGATGTCAAGGTGTGGGCGGACATGATGAGCGCGCTCCGCCTTGTAGGATACGACTATGTGGTCAGCATTGAACACGAAGACGGCCTGATGTCCATTGAGGAAGGGTTCTCCAAGGCTGTAGACAATCTCCGCCAGGTACTCATTGAAGAGCCTCTTTCCGAGATGTGGTGGGTTTAA
- a CDS encoding phosphotransferase family protein yields MVESFTKVKLNDQQLSLLTASAFGADSAVVGSKELTGGFFNTGYDLELSDGRSVILKVAPGPETAVLSYEKDIMRAEVEALRLVRAAGGIPVPEVYSYDESLQLIPCPYFFMEKVAGEPYIDVKESLSAEQRASIEYELGRYQRLINEIKGSAFGLFSGGAASAGASWRETFRTMMGNVLQDARRLNAVLPVSEAEIEQALERYLPALDEVTQPRLVHWDLWNGNIFVQDGVIVSIIDWERALWGDVLQEYYFRHFENSEAFFEGYGTALNSPNEVLRKRLYDLYLDLIMVIECYSRQYKDENHVNWTRDNLAETWKLFSAAE; encoded by the coding sequence GTGGTGGAGAGCTTCACCAAGGTCAAGCTGAATGACCAGCAGCTGAGTCTTTTGACAGCAAGCGCCTTCGGTGCAGATTCAGCAGTTGTCGGCAGCAAAGAGCTGACCGGAGGTTTCTTTAATACAGGATATGATCTGGAGCTAAGCGATGGACGGTCGGTCATCCTTAAGGTTGCTCCAGGGCCGGAGACAGCGGTGCTCAGCTATGAGAAGGATATTATGCGTGCTGAGGTGGAAGCTCTCCGCCTGGTCCGTGCCGCAGGCGGAATTCCTGTGCCTGAAGTCTACAGTTATGATGAGAGCCTGCAGCTGATTCCATGCCCCTATTTCTTCATGGAGAAAGTAGCAGGCGAACCTTACATTGATGTGAAGGAGAGCCTGTCCGCTGAGCAAAGAGCTTCTATTGAGTACGAGCTCGGACGGTATCAGCGGCTGATCAATGAAATCAAAGGGTCGGCCTTCGGTCTGTTCAGCGGGGGTGCTGCTAGTGCCGGAGCATCCTGGCGGGAGACCTTCAGAACGATGATGGGGAATGTTCTCCAGGATGCCCGGAGACTGAATGCAGTGTTACCTGTATCTGAAGCTGAGATTGAGCAGGCGCTGGAGCGTTATCTGCCTGCGCTGGATGAGGTGACACAGCCGCGTCTTGTTCACTGGGATTTATGGAACGGCAACATTTTTGTGCAGGATGGCGTGATCGTATCCATTATTGACTGGGAGCGGGCGCTTTGGGGTGATGTGCTTCAGGAGTATTATTTCCGGCATTTCGAGAACTCGGAAGCGTTTTTTGAGGGTTATGGGACAGCACTCAACAGTCCGAATGAAGTGCTGCGGAAGCGGTTGTACGACCTGTATCTGGATCTTATTATGGTTATTGAGTGTTATTCGCGCCAATATAAGGATGAGAATCATGTGAACTGGACGCGTGATAATCTGGCGGAGACCTGGAAGCTGTTCTCGGCTGCAGAATAA